Proteins from a genomic interval of Kaistia defluvii:
- a CDS encoding DUF6111 family protein: MLRFLAITLFCFLAPFLAYAGWRQFAPGSSLAREDWDYKVLSRLSAAGVVLVLIAVIGLVHLSGGEVGTTYHPAEFRDGKLVPGGFD, translated from the coding sequence ATGCTGCGATTTCTCGCCATTACACTGTTCTGCTTCCTGGCGCCGTTCCTAGCCTATGCCGGCTGGCGCCAGTTCGCGCCCGGTTCGTCGCTGGCCCGCGAGGACTGGGACTACAAGGTGCTTTCCCGCTTGTCGGCGGCCGGTGTCGTGCTCGTGCTGATCGCCGTGATCGGGCTGGTGCATCTTTCCGGCGGTGAGGTCGGCACGACCTATCACCCGGCCGAATTCCGCGATGGCAAGCTCGTCCCGGGTGGCTTCGATTGA
- a CDS encoding CoA pyrophosphatase has protein sequence MTQFDDDDPFRPDHFFERARQRLLPLEHPLVADPNEIVINPEFVPPKGFVWREAAVLIPIVERSTATVLMTRRTMQLRKHPGQIAFPGGKIDPTDADATAAALREAQEEIGLDPALVEPIGGLDPYIAGTGYRITAIVARVAPDHHLVLNPAEVDATFEVPLSFLMTPENHQTISREFDGVRHSLYQMPYDEHHIWGVTAGIIRGLYERLFQ, from the coding sequence TTGACGCAGTTTGACGATGACGACCCTTTCCGGCCGGATCATTTCTTCGAGCGGGCGCGGCAGCGGTTGCTGCCCCTCGAGCATCCGCTGGTCGCGGATCCGAACGAAATCGTCATCAACCCGGAATTCGTGCCGCCAAAGGGCTTTGTCTGGCGCGAGGCGGCAGTGCTGATTCCCATCGTCGAGCGCAGCACCGCCACCGTGCTGATGACCCGGCGGACGATGCAGTTGCGCAAGCATCCCGGCCAGATCGCTTTCCCGGGCGGCAAGATCGATCCGACCGACGCGGATGCGACGGCTGCCGCGCTGCGCGAGGCGCAGGAGGAGATCGGACTGGACCCGGCTTTGGTCGAGCCGATCGGCGGGCTGGACCCCTATATCGCCGGCACCGGCTACCGCATTACTGCCATCGTGGCGCGGGTGGCGCCCGATCATCACCTGGTGCTGAACCCGGCCGAGGTTGACGCGACCTTCGAAGTACCGCTCTCTTTCCTGATGACGCCAGAAAATCACCAGACGATCAGTCGCGAATTTGATGGCGTCCGGCATTCTCTCTATCAAATGCCGTATGACGAACACCATATCTGGGGAGTGACCGCCGGGATCATCCGCGGTCTCTATGAGAGACTCTTTCAATAG